One region of Gemmatimonadota bacterium genomic DNA includes:
- a CDS encoding FtsX-like permease family protein, whose translation MFKNYLTTSLRNLLRHKGYSAINVLGLAIGIACCVLILLYVQDELSYDQYHEKKDRIYRVAESATVAGRSIEAAVTPPPWAPVLAKDYPVIEAYTRIKPPASRWLIRYKEKRFYERYFAFVDSSFFDIFTFPLVQGDAKTVLADPHTVVLSESMADKYFGDENPIGEVITGDDLYEFTVTGVMRDMPKNTHFHFDFLASYASLAPHGLYSEPSTMQDQGFSHDLFTYLLLREGNAPEDLEREFPGFLDKYLGELLTSVGIEARPFLQPITDIHLHSNMEAEIRANSSIRYVYIFTCLAVFVLLIACVNFVNLSTARSARRAQEVGMRKVLGAYRNQLIKQFTGESILVSLIALFIALGLVHMLLPQFNLLSGKTLAMEYQSTWLVPTLAGIALVTGIIAGGYPAFILSSFRPVAVLTGALKAGASHSLLRKVLITFQFGISILMIIGTLVVLDQLEYMQNKPLGFDEDDLVVVRLPDEEALNGYPAYRDALMQYPEIRNVSTANSIPGGQTSLNLVTPEGVQEDESPVYQMVQADFGYIETLGIEMASGRTFSRAFGSDANACLINEAAVRTLGWEDPIGRTFRLTGEDDDPPLSVIGVMADFHVQSLHQPITPLMVRLDADPAPFMVVRVQGADGSRGLETLQDQWRKSYPSHPAMDYSFLDDDLKQLYQAEQRLGSVFIAGAVLSILIACLGLLGLSSFMAEQRTREIGVRKVLGATISNVILLLSRDFTWLILLAFVLGAPAGYYAMHSWLEDFPYRIEPGLGVFLFAGVAALSVAWLTVGYQSFKAATANPAEAVHAE comes from the coding sequence ATGTTCAAGAACTACCTCACCACCTCATTGCGAAACCTGCTCAGGCACAAGGGCTATTCGGCGATCAACGTCCTCGGGCTGGCCATCGGCATTGCCTGCTGCGTGCTGATCCTGCTCTACGTGCAGGACGAACTCAGCTACGACCAGTATCACGAGAAGAAAGACCGGATATACCGCGTGGCGGAATCCGCGACGGTAGCGGGAAGGTCCATCGAAGCCGCAGTTACGCCCCCGCCCTGGGCCCCGGTGCTGGCAAAAGACTATCCTGTCATCGAGGCGTATACCCGGATCAAGCCTCCGGCCTCCCGGTGGCTGATTCGGTACAAAGAAAAGCGGTTTTACGAGCGGTATTTCGCCTTCGTGGATTCATCGTTCTTCGACATTTTCACCTTCCCCCTGGTTCAGGGCGATGCGAAGACGGTCCTGGCCGACCCCCATACCGTGGTGCTGTCGGAATCCATGGCCGACAAGTACTTCGGGGACGAGAACCCGATCGGCGAGGTCATTACGGGCGATGACCTCTATGAGTTCACGGTTACCGGCGTCATGCGGGACATGCCGAAGAACACTCATTTTCATTTCGACTTTCTGGCCTCCTATGCCTCCCTGGCGCCGCACGGACTCTACAGTGAACCGTCCACGATGCAGGACCAGGGCTTCAGCCACGACCTGTTTACCTATTTACTTCTACGGGAAGGAAACGCACCCGAAGACCTGGAGCGGGAATTTCCCGGATTCCTGGACAAGTACCTTGGCGAACTGCTCACGTCCGTGGGCATCGAGGCCCGGCCCTTCCTGCAGCCCATCACGGATATCCACCTCCATTCCAACATGGAAGCCGAAATCAGGGCGAACAGCAGTATCCGGTACGTGTATATCTTTACCTGCCTGGCCGTCTTCGTCCTGCTGATCGCCTGCGTGAATTTCGTGAACCTGTCCACCGCCCGTTCCGCCCGCAGAGCGCAGGAAGTCGGCATGCGGAAAGTGCTCGGCGCCTATCGGAATCAACTGATCAAACAGTTTACGGGCGAGTCGATCCTGGTCTCCCTGATCGCCCTGTTCATCGCACTGGGCCTGGTTCACATGCTCCTGCCGCAGTTCAACCTGTTGTCCGGCAAGACGCTGGCGATGGAATACCAGTCCACGTGGCTGGTGCCGACCCTGGCGGGCATTGCCCTGGTGACGGGGATCATCGCGGGCGGATATCCCGCCTTCATCCTGTCCTCCTTCAGGCCGGTGGCCGTCCTGACCGGCGCGCTCAAGGCGGGGGCGTCTCATTCGCTCCTCAGGAAAGTCCTGATCACCTTCCAGTTCGGTATTTCCATCCTCATGATCATTGGCACGCTCGTAGTCCTCGATCAGCTGGAATACATGCAGAACAAGCCCCTGGGCTTCGATGAAGACGACCTGGTCGTCGTTCGCCTGCCGGATGAGGAAGCCCTTAATGGCTATCCCGCCTACAGGGACGCCTTGATGCAGTATCCTGAAATCCGGAACGTGAGTACGGCGAACAGCATACCCGGGGGCCAGACGAGCCTCAACCTGGTTACGCCGGAAGGGGTGCAGGAGGATGAAAGTCCGGTGTACCAGATGGTCCAGGCGGACTTCGGCTACATAGAAACACTCGGCATCGAGATGGCGTCGGGACGCACGTTCTCCCGGGCATTCGGCTCGGACGCCAACGCCTGCCTGATCAACGAGGCGGCCGTCCGGACCCTGGGATGGGAAGACCCGATCGGCAGGACCTTCAGGTTAACCGGCGAGGATGATGACCCGCCCCTGAGCGTCATCGGCGTCATGGCGGATTTCCACGTCCAGTCACTGCACCAACCCATAACGCCGCTCATGGTGCGTCTGGATGCGGACCCCGCTCCTTTTATGGTCGTCAGAGTACAGGGCGCTGACGGATCACGTGGACTAGAAACACTCCAGGATCAGTGGCGGAAGTCGTATCCAAGCCATCCCGCCATGGATTACTCGTTTCTCGATGACGATCTTAAGCAACTATACCAGGCCGAACAGCGACTGGGTTCCGTTTTCATCGCCGGTGCGGTGCTTTCGATCCTGATCGCCTGCCTGGGACTGCTGGGGCTTTCGTCCTTCATGGCGGAGCAACGGACCCGGGAGATCGGCGTACGGAAGGTCCTCGGCGCTACGATATCGAACGTGATCCTGCTGTTGTCGAGGGACTTTACCTGGCTGATCCTGTTGGCATTCGTGCTCGGAGCGCCGGCGGGATACTACGCCATGCACTCGTGGCTGGAAGACTTCCCATACCGTATCGAGCCAGGTCTGGGGGTGTTCCTTTTCGCGGGCGTCGCGGCGCTGTCGGTCGCCTGGCTGACGGTGGGATATCAATCGTTTAAGGCTGCCACGGCCAACCCGGCGGAAGCGGTGCACGCGGAGTGA